Proteins co-encoded in one Bos taurus isolate L1 Dominette 01449 registration number 42190680 breed Hereford chromosome X, ARS-UCD2.0, whole genome shotgun sequence genomic window:
- the SOWAHD gene encoding ankyrin repeat domain-containing protein SOWAHD — translation MAEPRGAAKPAPKASFAQTKLSPRSAPQPRPSRVDAGNLSRYRGNATASREPPLLGGLMPSGTGSARRRGARLELLGLQGAAPAGWLSEERLEEQSPGGPNGPGGSRLCLEPREHAWILAAAEGRFEALQELLEAEPGLLLRGDPITGYSVLHWLAKHGRHEELILVHDFAQRQGLRLDVSAPGSGGLTPLHLAALQGHEMVIKVLVGALGADPTRRDHSGHRPCHYLRPDAPWSLRELSGAEDWERAGGRDGDPNNANNNSSNAAAWTVRRAPSAVGAQVVEKTARAAAAPAKAKDSVGNRVAQIQGLLRHMFPFFQDR, via the coding sequence ATGGCCGAGCCCCGAGGGGCCGCCAAGCCGGCCCCCAAGGCCTCCTTCGCACAGACCAAGCTGAGCCCGAGGAGCGCCCCGCAGCCCCGCCCCTCGAGAGTGGACGCCGGCAACCTGAGCAGGTACCGGGGCAACGCCACCGCCTCCAGGGAGCCCCCTTTACTTGGCGGGCTGATGCCCTCGGGAACAGGGTCGGCGCGCCGGCGGGGAGCGCGGCTGGAGCTGCTGGGGCTGCAGGGGGCGGCTCCCGCCGGGTGGTTGTCGGAGGAGCGCCTGGAGGAGCAGTCCCCGGGCGGGCCGAACGGACCGGGCGGTAGCAGGCTGTGCCTGGAGCCCCGGGAGCACGCGTGGATACTGGCGGCCGCCGAAGGCCGCTTTGAGGCGCTGCAGGAGCTGCTGGAAGCCGAGCCGGGGCTGCTGCTGCGGGGCGACCCGATCACGGGCTACTCGGTGCTGCACTGGCTGGCCAAGCACGGGCGCCACGAGGAACTCATCCTAGTGCACGACTTCGCCCAGCGCCAGGGGCTGCGGCTCGACGTGAGCGCCCCGGGTAGCGGCGGCCTCACGCCCCTCCACCTGGCGGCCCTGCAGGGCCACGAGATGGTCATCAAGGTGCTGGTGGGCGCCTTGGGGGCTGACCCCACGCGCCGCGACCACAGCGGCCACCGGCCCTGTCACTACCTGAGGCCCGACGCGCCCTGGAGCCTGCGGGAGCTGTCGGGGGCCGAGGACTGGGAGAGGGCAGGCGGCCGAGACGGGGACCCTAACAATgccaacaacaacagcagcaacgcCGCCGCGTGGACTGTGAGACGCGCCCCGAGCGCAGTGGGCGCGCAGGTCGTGGAGAAGACGGCCAGAGCGGCGGCGGCGCCAGCCAAGGCGAAAGACTCCGTGGGCAACCGGGTGGCGCAAATTCAAGGCCTCCTCCGCCATATGTTCCCCTTCTTCCAGGACCGTTGA